CATATTCACATCCGCCGTAGTAGCGCCGGCCAGGTAGCCCTTCGGCGTATTTGTTGGTGAGCGGCGATCCCATTGCCTCCAAAACCGCCCGCGAAACGAAATTCTCTGAAGCAATCAGTTCCAAGCCATTGTTTTGGCGTGCTACCTCAAGCTGAATGGCTTGAAAAACTTCCGGGTCTTGAATTTCTAGGACCGACATGCGCAAAACCATCTCGATTGCAGAAAGCAATCCTTAAGATACGAAAAGCGAAGCGGGGTTTGTACGAAAAGTCGTTTATCGGATAGGCTGGGCAATCATGAAAAATCGACCTCCAATGCCCAGGAAACGCCAGTAATCCCGCTCGCCATCGGGCCCATCCGGATCCACCGTGTAAATGCTCCACAAGTAGTAATTGTCGCGATGGGTAACCTTGCGGGCAAGTGCTGCGGTCAAGGTTCCACCACTTTCGGCAAAAGCCCGACCAACAGGTGAAGTGCCTAATTCTCGATGCAGGTGTTCGCTCACCCGGTTTTCTAAATAGGCTTCAAAAGCGCCAGGGTCTGGATTGTATCCATACAAGACCCCTGCCACAGCCAACAGCAGCATCCATCCTACACGCATGGCAACCTCCTTATGTTGGGGGTTTAAGACGCGTTAGCGCATACACCAAGATGTTCGTGCCCATTTGCAAGGCAGCTTCCCGTTTTTCCGGTGGATCGCCGTGCACAGAAGGCGATTCCCATCCGTCACTAATGTTGGTCTCGTAGGTATAAAACACCACAAGTTGGCCGTTATGAAACAGCCCAAAGCCTTGCGGCGGCTTCCCGTCGTGTTCGTGGATTTTGGGCAAGCCGTTGGGGAACTCAAAATGAACGTGATAAATGGGGTGGTTGAAAGGCAGCTCTACAAATTCCTGTTCTGGAAAGACCTTTTTCATCTCCCGGCGGATGTAGCGGTCCAGTCCATAATCGTCGTCGATGTAGAGGAACCCGCCATTTTCAAGATAGCGCCGCAGCCGGCGGGCTTCTTCGTCGGTAAGCACAATGTTCCCATGGCCGCTAAGGAATAAAAACGGGTAGGTAAATAGGCGATCGCTGCTGAGTTCAACCACATCCGCCTGGGGCGCTACGTCAATGTTGGTGTGCTCACGTACGTAGCGTAGTAGGTTGGGCAACGGGGTTACTGCCTGATACCAGTCGCCGCCCCCTCCGTACTTTACGGCCGCGATCCGAAACGTGTAGGTCTCTTGGGCCCAAAGTGGCCAAGCCAGCAGGAGGCCCCCGATCATCCATAGCGTGCGCATTGTGCTTATGCTGCGTTTGCTGGTTGTACGAAAACGTTCGGGGTACGCAAAGGTTTAGCTGGATTTTTTAGGCCCAGATCCCGATCTTGCTATAACGTCGTGAGCCTTATTTAGCAAAAACAGGACCATAACGATGAAAGGCTGGTGCATTTCTTGGCCCTTGCTGCTGCGCATGAGCTGTTTAGGGCTTGGATTGGTTTTGCTGCCTGGGCGGCCTGCGGGCGAGCATGCCCCTTTAGTGGCGACTTTTTCCATCGTAGGGTACGATTCGGAAACCGGTGAGCTAGGGGTAGCGGTCCAGTCTAAGTTTCCCAACGTGCGGCCTATTGTCCCATGGGCGCAAGCTGGCGTTGGCGCGGTAGCTACGCAGAGCTATGCCGAGCTGGATTATGCACTCAAAGGGTTGGCGCTTATGGCTAACGGGGCCACAGCCGAAGAGGCGCTGCGCATTGTCCTGCGTGAAGATGCTGGGCGAGAGCTTCGCCAGGTGGGTATCGTGGATGCTCAAGGTAACGCTGCAAGTTGGACCGGCACGGCGTGTTTTCCCTGGGCCGGGGGTCGCGTAGGTCAGCAGGAAGGAAACGCTAAGGCGGCCACACCAGGCATGGTAGTAACGGGCTATGGCTATACCGCCCAGGGTAATATCCTGGTTTCAGAAGAGACGGTTGTGGCCATGGCACGGGCCTTTGAAGCAACCCAGGGCCCGCTGGCCGAGCGCCTGCTGGCTGCGCTAAAAGCAGGCCAAGAAGCAGGTGGCGATCGACGCGGGCAGCAAAGCGCTGCCTTGCTGGTCGTGCGCAAAGGCGCTGGCTACGACGGGCTTGACAACTATATCGACCTTTCCGTTTATGATCACCCTCGGCCTATTGAGGAGCTCATGCGTCTTTATGAGCTAAACAAACTCTACTTTTCTCCTGGTCGGCCTGAAGACCTAATCCCAGTTACCCCAGAAATTGCCCGTGAACTTCAGCAAATATGGAAAGAGCGTGGCTTTTACGACGGCCCTGTCAACGGCGTGGTCGACGCGACCTTCCAGCGCATCTTGATTGACTTTATGGGGTGGGAAAACTACGACATGCGCATCCCGGCTGTTGAAGCGGTGAATCTTGCCGCAGGCGACACGCTCAAAATCGACCGCGTGATGCTAGAACACATCCGCCAAGTGCATCGTGAAGGACGCTGGATACCGCGTTAAAGGGAAAGCTCCTGGAGCGATGCTCGAAGCACAGCGGCTGAGCGATGAAGGCCCTCTTGTTCCTCGGGCGCTAGTTCGGGCAAGACGCGACCTTCAATGCCTTCTAGGCCGACAACGCAAGGAATGCTTAGGCAAACGTCGCGTAAGCCGTATTCGCCCTCAAGTCGCACGCTTACCGGCAGTACGCTTTTCTCATCATCTAATATCGCCTCGACTAGGCGCGCAATTACCACGCCAATGGCCGTGTTGGTGTAGCCTTTGCGTTCGATGATGGCATAGGCGGCTGTCCGGGCTTCTTCGAAGATGCGCTGCATGTGCTGCGGATCAAACGGCCGGCCAAGCACGGTCCGGTTTAGGATGCGCTGGCCACCAATGGCCACCTGGCTCCAAATGGGAACCTCTGAATCGCCGTGCTCCCCTAAGATATAGGCATGGACCGAACGGGGATCAACCCCATAGTACTGCCCCAGCAGAGCCCGAAAACGTGCAGTGTCGAGTAAGGTACCTGTGCCAATGATACGCTCGGCGGGGCGTTGGCTAAGCCGCTGGGCTACATAGGTTAGGATGTCGACCGGATTGGTGGCGACGATCAGGATGGCTCCGGGCGCGTAGCGATCCAGCTCGCCCATAATCTCTCGGAACACTTCCGTGTTGCGATTAAGCAGGGCCAGCCGGCTTTCTCCGGGGCGCTGCGCTACGCCAGCGCTGATAATCACAATCTGCGCGTTTTGCAGGTCAGCATACGTGCCCGCGCGCACGGCCATGCTGCCCACCAGCGACTGGCCATGCATCAAGTCCATGGCCTCGCCTTCTGCTCGGCGGGTATCTTTGTCGATCAAGATAAGTTCGCTGGCAAGCCCTTTGATGAACAGGGCGTAGGCTGCAGCCACGCCTACGTGGCCGGTACCTACGAGGCCCACAACGCGGCGCTGTAACATCGCTGCTCAGATGGATAGGTTGCAAAGTCTAGCTACAGCTAAAATAAACCCCCTATGTCGAGACGATTGAAACGCTCTGGTTGAAGAAGCGCTAACAAAAAACCCGGTCTCCCGAGGAGACCGGGCAGCACATCCGCAAGTTGGCTACTTAGGGTACTTGTAGATTGGTACCGTAGGCCGCATTGATGGCGGCTGCGGCTTCCTGGGCGATCAGTCGGTGCGCAGCACTGCTGGGGTGTACGCCGTCGAGGCTAAAGTACGGCCCAAAGGGTTCGCTGGAGGTAACGTTGGGGAAGATAGGGACTTGTCCCTGAGCGCGCAGTTCGCTAAGACGGACATTAGGATCTAGATAAGCCCATCCCAGTCGGCCAGCTTGCTGCTGAATAAAGCTGTTGTACTGTTGCACAGTTTGTATAATCACCGCTGTTTCTTCGGGTGAAAGCAGGCGCGGATCGTTGACGCAGTCTAGCGTAACGCTTTGTCCGCGGGCTGCTTGGGCGAGCAGGGTCCCAAAACCATAAGAAAACGGAACCAAAGCAGTGGCACCGGT
This Rhodothermus bifroesti DNA region includes the following protein-coding sequences:
- a CDS encoding L-lactate dehydrogenase, translating into MLQRRVVGLVGTGHVGVAAAYALFIKGLASELILIDKDTRRAEGEAMDLMHGQSLVGSMAVRAGTYADLQNAQIVIISAGVAQRPGESRLALLNRNTEVFREIMGELDRYAPGAILIVATNPVDILTYVAQRLSQRPAERIIGTGTLLDTARFRALLGQYYGVDPRSVHAYILGEHGDSEVPIWSQVAIGGQRILNRTVLGRPFDPQHMQRIFEEARTAAYAIIERKGYTNTAIGVVIARLVEAILDDEKSVLPVSVRLEGEYGLRDVCLSIPCVVGLEGIEGRVLPELAPEEQEGLHRSAAVLRASLQELSL
- a CDS encoding DUF4359 domain-containing protein; this translates as MRVGWMLLLAVAGVLYGYNPDPGAFEAYLENRVSEHLHRELGTSPVGRAFAESGGTLTAALARKVTHRDNYYLWSIYTVDPDGPDGERDYWRFLGIGGRFFMIAQPIR
- a CDS encoding DUF4159 domain-containing protein gives rise to the protein MRTLWMIGGLLLAWPLWAQETYTFRIAAVKYGGGGDWYQAVTPLPNLLRYVREHTNIDVAPQADVVELSSDRLFTYPFLFLSGHGNIVLTDEEARRLRRYLENGGFLYIDDDYGLDRYIRREMKKVFPEQEFVELPFNHPIYHVHFEFPNGLPKIHEHDGKPPQGFGLFHNGQLVVFYTYETNISDGWESPSVHGDPPEKREAALQMGTNILVYALTRLKPPT
- a CDS encoding DUF1028 domain-containing protein — its product is MSCLGLGLVLLPGRPAGEHAPLVATFSIVGYDSETGELGVAVQSKFPNVRPIVPWAQAGVGAVATQSYAELDYALKGLALMANGATAEEALRIVLREDAGRELRQVGIVDAQGNAASWTGTACFPWAGGRVGQQEGNAKAATPGMVVTGYGYTAQGNILVSEETVVAMARAFEATQGPLAERLLAALKAGQEAGGDRRGQQSAALLVVRKGAGYDGLDNYIDLSVYDHPRPIEELMRLYELNKLYFSPGRPEDLIPVTPEIARELQQIWKERGFYDGPVNGVVDATFQRILIDFMGWENYDMRIPAVEAVNLAAGDTLKIDRVMLEHIRQVHREGRWIPR